Proteins encoded in a region of the Vibrio ponticus genome:
- the menB gene encoding 1,4-dihydroxy-2-naphthoyl-CoA synthase, translated as MAKTVGISEEELYAPVNWNDCSGEYEDIQYHKSEDGIAKITIARPQVRNAFRPQTVKEMINALADARYDEQVGVIILTGLGEDAFCSGGDQKIRGDYGGYRDEGGTHHLNVLDFQRQIRTCPKPVIASVAGWAVGGGHVLHMMCDLTIAAENAQFGQTGPKVGSFDGGWGASYMARIVGQKKAREIWFLCRFYNAQEALDMGLVNTVVPLEDLEKETVRWCRETLQHSPMALRCLKAALNADCDGQAGLQELAGNATMMFYMTEEGQEGRNAFNEKRRPDFNKFPRNP; from the coding sequence ATGGCTAAAACAGTAGGTATTTCAGAAGAAGAACTATACGCACCAGTAAACTGGAATGACTGCAGCGGTGAATATGAAGATATTCAATACCACAAATCAGAAGATGGTATCGCGAAGATCACGATTGCACGTCCACAAGTTCGCAATGCGTTCCGTCCACAAACAGTAAAAGAGATGATCAATGCTCTTGCTGATGCACGTTACGACGAGCAGGTGGGTGTGATTATTCTAACTGGTCTTGGCGAAGATGCATTCTGTTCTGGTGGTGACCAGAAGATTCGTGGCGATTACGGCGGTTACCGTGATGAAGGCGGTACTCACCACTTAAACGTATTGGATTTCCAACGCCAAATTCGTACTTGTCCAAAGCCAGTGATCGCATCGGTAGCAGGTTGGGCAGTCGGTGGCGGTCATGTACTTCACATGATGTGCGATCTGACTATTGCGGCTGAAAACGCACAGTTCGGTCAAACGGGTCCTAAAGTGGGTTCATTTGATGGTGGTTGGGGTGCTTCTTACATGGCTCGTATCGTCGGTCAGAAGAAAGCGCGTGAAATTTGGTTCCTATGCCGTTTCTACAATGCGCAAGAAGCATTGGATATGGGTCTAGTAAACACAGTAGTGCCACTGGAAGATCTTGAGAAAGAGACGGTTCGCTGGTGCCGTGAAACGCTACAACACAGCCCAATGGCGCTACGTTGCTTGAAAGCAGCGCTAAACGCGGATTGTGATGGTCAAGCAGGTCTACAAGAGCTAGCGGGTAATGCGACCATGATGTTCTACATGACGGAAGAAGGTCAGGAAGGTCGTAACGCATTCAATGAGAAGCGTCGTCCGGACTTTAATAAGTTTCCTCGCAACCCATAA
- a CDS encoding MFS transporter has protein sequence MPHQSQTSLLKQRRFLPYFITQFFGAFNDNIFKNVLLLFVAFAGANALPVSSNLFINLAAGLFILPFFLFSASAGILADKYEKSWFIRKVKLAEIAIMTLGAIGFITQSYLILLFLLFLMGTQSAFFGPVKYALLPQQLKPNELVPGNALVETGTFLAILIGTLGAGVIASAENANYVAAVCVVLFALFGYASSRHIPQAPASAPEIKFRWQPIKHTKQTLAIAKADRVVFQSLMAISWFWFLGAAYLTQFPNFTKIYLNGNESAVSFLLALFSVGIAVGSLACDKLSNHRIEVGIVPIGSFGITIFGWLMASSIPSTLPQFENFTQFISHQELWSVFAYLLLLGASGGVFIVPLYALMQQRAKASQRAQVVAALNIYNSLFMVGSAVLGIVCLSVLELSIPQLFLLLAALNLLVACYLFIQVPIFVVRFLVWMITHTMYRVKHKNLHHLPEKGGALIVCNHVSYMDALLLSAVCPRLIRFVMEEDYANLPPLRRFLKRAGVIPISAERRNTIRRAFNEVEQALSEGHIVCIFPEGRLTADGEMNEFMRGMDIVLRRSPVPVIPMAIKGLWGSYFSRYKGSACQGRPSRFWSRIEIEAGEPVNPQDANTQLMHKKVAKLRGDWR, from the coding sequence ATGCCCCACCAAAGCCAAACGTCTCTGCTAAAACAGCGACGTTTTCTGCCCTATTTTATTACCCAATTTTTTGGGGCATTTAATGACAACATCTTTAAAAACGTACTGCTGTTGTTTGTCGCCTTCGCCGGCGCAAACGCTCTGCCCGTTTCTAGTAACTTATTTATTAACTTAGCTGCTGGTCTATTTATTCTGCCCTTTTTCCTTTTCTCAGCGTCTGCTGGCATTTTGGCTGATAAATATGAAAAGTCGTGGTTTATCCGCAAGGTAAAATTGGCTGAAATCGCCATCATGACGTTAGGCGCGATTGGCTTTATCACCCAAAGCTACCTAATTTTGCTGTTCTTGTTGTTTTTAATGGGCACGCAATCGGCGTTCTTCGGTCCGGTCAAATACGCTCTACTGCCACAACAACTTAAACCTAATGAGCTTGTTCCAGGCAATGCTCTGGTCGAAACGGGGACTTTTCTCGCCATTCTGATTGGTACTCTTGGCGCAGGCGTCATTGCCTCAGCAGAGAATGCCAACTACGTTGCCGCTGTTTGTGTGGTGTTATTTGCGCTGTTTGGCTATGCCTCAAGCCGTCATATTCCGCAAGCACCAGCCTCTGCACCGGAAATTAAGTTCCGCTGGCAACCAATTAAACACACCAAACAAACGCTTGCGATAGCCAAAGCGGATCGTGTGGTCTTTCAATCTTTAATGGCAATCAGTTGGTTCTGGTTTTTAGGCGCGGCTTACTTAACCCAATTTCCTAACTTCACTAAAATCTATCTAAACGGCAACGAAAGTGCTGTTTCATTTTTGTTAGCACTGTTTTCTGTTGGTATCGCCGTCGGTTCTCTTGCCTGTGACAAGCTGTCTAATCATCGTATCGAAGTCGGTATCGTACCGATTGGTAGTTTTGGTATTACGATTTTTGGCTGGTTAATGGCAAGTTCCATTCCTAGCACTTTGCCGCAATTTGAAAACTTCACTCAGTTCATCAGCCATCAAGAATTGTGGTCCGTATTTGCTTATCTACTGCTACTAGGCGCCTCTGGCGGGGTGTTTATTGTGCCACTTTACGCGCTCATGCAACAACGAGCCAAAGCCTCTCAACGCGCCCAAGTGGTGGCTGCGTTGAATATTTACAACTCGTTATTTATGGTGGGTAGTGCTGTATTGGGCATCGTCTGCCTCTCAGTTTTAGAGTTATCCATTCCACAGCTGTTTTTGTTGCTCGCCGCTCTCAATTTGCTTGTCGCCTGTTATCTATTTATTCAGGTGCCAATTTTTGTTGTCCGTTTCTTGGTGTGGATGATCACCCATACTATGTATCGTGTTAAACACAAAAACTTGCATCACTTGCCAGAAAAAGGGGGCGCCCTTATCGTCTGCAACCACGTCAGCTATATGGATGCCTTGTTGCTTAGCGCAGTTTGCCCGCGTTTAATCCGTTTCGTGATGGAAGAAGATTACGCCAATCTGCCACCGCTGCGCCGCTTTTTAAAACGTGCCGGAGTGATCCCTATCTCTGCTGAACGTCGCAATACCATTCGCCGAGCCTTTAACGAAGTGGAACAAGCGCTAAGTGAAGGTCATATCGTATGTATATTCCCAGAAGGTAGATTGACCGCCGATGGCGAGATGAACGAATTTATGCGCGGTATGGATATCGTATTGCGCCGCAGTCCAGTACCTGTGATCCCGATGGCGATCAAAGGTTTATGGGGCAGCTATTTCAGCCGTTACAAAGGCAGTGCTTGCCAAGGTCGACCATCACGCTTCTGGTCTAGGATTGAAATTGAAGCTGGTGAACCGGTAAATCCACAAGATGCCAACACCCAACTGATGCACAAGAAAGTTGCAAAGCTACGCGGAGACTGGCGTTAG
- the menD gene encoding 2-succinyl-5-enolpyruvyl-6-hydroxy-3-cyclohexene-1-carboxylic-acid synthase: protein MHNQAVLNRIWCQTLLEELTRFGVEHICVAPGSRSTPLTLEADANDKLTLHTHFDERGLGFLALGMAKASQKPVAVVVTSGTAVANLLPAIAEAKLTGEKLVVLTADRPVELVGCGANQAIVQQGIYSSHVCAELALPSPSEQVSLRWLLTSIDEVMHKQAREGSAVHINCAFPEPLYSDQPKSIYQDYLDSVAKWQCSGKRYSQQSFAMTSPAFELSEWQGRKGLIMVGSVSKSQAELAKQLAEKLAWPVLCDPQSGASSDWAYYDAWLQTEAGKALINQADLVVQIGSRIVSKRFNQWLAQSEVEYHYVSDSLARNNQDHLMQVHHACNITDWLEQALLTPIHSIDNWAAAGKTFTECVLQSVAKQTGQTTQLTELALATSLTNLPNDTHVFLGNSLFVRMVDMFGQLDSEVYSNRGASGIDGLVATAAGTVRIKDKPSVLYIGDTSLLYDLNSLALFTHQTSPCVIVVTNNDGGAIFDLLPVPQAQKQSLYQMPHGYQFVAAAQQFKLEYCLANTLVEYQTVVEQHLTQGRGCLLVEVQTPPEQASQHIKAVIQDLHASL, encoded by the coding sequence ATGCATAACCAAGCTGTACTTAATCGAATTTGGTGCCAAACCTTACTCGAAGAATTAACTCGCTTTGGCGTTGAACATATTTGTGTTGCGCCGGGCTCTCGTTCTACGCCACTCACTTTAGAAGCCGATGCCAATGATAAGTTGACGCTGCACACCCATTTTGATGAGCGTGGATTAGGCTTTTTGGCGCTTGGTATGGCAAAAGCCAGCCAAAAACCTGTTGCAGTGGTGGTCACATCAGGCACCGCGGTGGCGAATCTTTTACCTGCGATTGCTGAAGCGAAGTTAACCGGTGAAAAGCTGGTGGTGCTCACTGCCGATCGACCGGTTGAGCTGGTTGGTTGTGGTGCCAACCAAGCGATAGTGCAACAGGGTATCTATTCGAGCCATGTGTGTGCTGAACTTGCTTTACCAAGCCCTTCAGAGCAGGTTTCCCTGCGTTGGTTATTAACGTCCATCGATGAAGTGATGCACAAGCAAGCTCGTGAAGGCAGTGCCGTGCACATTAATTGTGCCTTCCCAGAGCCGCTTTATTCCGATCAGCCTAAATCAATCTATCAAGATTACCTAGACTCAGTGGCAAAGTGGCAATGCAGTGGCAAGCGCTATAGCCAGCAGAGTTTTGCAATGACAAGCCCAGCCTTTGAACTGTCCGAGTGGCAAGGGCGCAAAGGTTTGATCATGGTTGGTAGCGTATCCAAGTCACAAGCTGAACTGGCGAAACAGCTAGCTGAGAAGCTGGCGTGGCCGGTTTTATGCGACCCGCAGTCGGGGGCGAGCAGTGATTGGGCGTACTATGATGCTTGGCTGCAAACAGAAGCGGGCAAAGCGTTGATCAATCAAGCGGACTTAGTTGTGCAAATTGGCTCGAGAATTGTCTCTAAGCGCTTTAATCAGTGGTTAGCGCAGTCGGAAGTGGAATATCACTACGTGAGTGACAGCCTCGCGCGCAATAACCAAGACCATTTGATGCAAGTGCATCATGCTTGCAACATTACCGATTGGCTTGAACAAGCGTTATTAACGCCAATTCACTCAATAGATAATTGGGCTGCGGCAGGCAAAACATTTACTGAGTGTGTGTTGCAATCGGTCGCTAAGCAAACAGGACAAACGACGCAATTAACTGAGCTAGCGCTTGCGACTTCGCTGACGAATTTGCCTAATGATACTCACGTATTCCTTGGTAATAGTTTGTTTGTGCGCATGGTCGACATGTTTGGTCAGCTAGACAGCGAAGTCTACTCTAATCGCGGAGCTTCAGGTATTGATGGTTTGGTGGCGACTGCGGCAGGCACCGTGCGCATTAAAGATAAGCCAAGTGTGCTCTATATTGGTGACACTTCACTGCTGTATGATCTTAACTCATTGGCGTTGTTTACCCATCAAACGAGCCCTTGTGTGATTGTCGTCACCAATAATGATGGCGGCGCCATTTTTGATTTGTTGCCTGTACCGCAAGCACAAAAACAGAGCCTGTATCAAATGCCGCATGGCTACCAATTTGTTGCGGCTGCTCAACAGTTTAAACTGGAGTATTGCTTAGCCAATACACTTGTCGAGTACCAAACAGTCGTCGAGCAGCATTTGACTCAGGGTAGAGGCTGTCTACTGGTGGAGGTCCAAACGCCTCCAGAGCAAGCATCACAACATATTAAAGCGGTTATCCAAGACCTTCATGCTAGCCTATAG
- the menE gene encoding o-succinylbenzoate--CoA ligase, translating into MKVATNTISPLQHWARKSPDCLALTTTERDYSWQALEQTVQSYVHLLQQHGLAKGDVLTCVAKNSPELVLLYLACMELGAVCAITMPQPSASLRGKLHTLYSAQQLPRVWLADAPPSLELEAIKTVDLNQFKQHPNQHQSELGDGGYQDSALASIIFTSGSTGTPKAVAHCHQQHFASASGLLDVFKFNAQDSWLLSLPMYHVSGLAIIYRWLHSGACLKVGSGDLLSDMDGVTHASLVATQLSRLLESGQPLSLTHVLLGGSHVPLSLSQQAAQQGIETWLGYGMTEAASTVTAKQIDADYSAGKTLKGRKVELREGRIFIGGDTLASGYYQQGSLTPIKDELGWFDSKDLGIWSVKHELVIKGRADNQFISGGENIHCEEIEQALNAHPDIQQALIVPIEDAEFGARPIAFVQSTLPIEQIDFSQWLASRLVKFKHPKHYLTLPNCLFSGGIKVSRKDLKDWVTANTDFTVI; encoded by the coding sequence ATGAAAGTAGCAACAAACACCATTTCTCCACTTCAACACTGGGCTCGCAAGAGCCCAGACTGTTTAGCGCTCACCACAACCGAGCGTGACTATTCTTGGCAAGCACTTGAACAAACGGTGCAAAGCTATGTTCACCTATTACAGCAACATGGTTTGGCTAAAGGTGACGTGCTTACTTGCGTAGCTAAGAATAGCCCTGAGTTGGTTTTGCTTTATCTCGCTTGTATGGAGTTAGGCGCGGTGTGTGCGATCACTATGCCGCAGCCAAGCGCTAGCCTACGGGGTAAGCTGCACACCTTATACTCTGCGCAACAATTACCACGAGTGTGGTTAGCCGATGCGCCGCCATCGCTTGAGTTGGAGGCAATCAAAACCGTCGACTTGAACCAATTCAAGCAACATCCAAACCAACATCAATCAGAGCTAGGTGATGGTGGTTACCAAGATTCGGCTTTGGCTTCGATTATCTTTACCTCTGGTTCAACAGGTACTCCAAAAGCGGTGGCGCATTGCCATCAACAACACTTCGCCTCAGCCAGTGGATTGCTCGATGTGTTTAAGTTTAACGCGCAGGATAGTTGGCTGTTGAGTTTACCTATGTACCACGTTTCCGGGCTGGCGATCATTTATCGTTGGCTTCACTCTGGTGCGTGCTTAAAGGTGGGCAGTGGCGATCTACTCAGTGATATGGATGGAGTGACCCATGCCTCTTTGGTCGCTACTCAACTTAGCCGTTTACTTGAATCCGGTCAGCCACTTTCATTAACCCACGTGTTACTCGGTGGCAGTCATGTCCCTCTTTCATTAAGTCAACAAGCGGCGCAACAAGGCATCGAAACTTGGCTGGGTTATGGTATGACGGAAGCCGCTTCTACGGTGACAGCAAAGCAGATTGATGCCGACTACAGTGCGGGCAAAACCTTAAAAGGGCGTAAAGTTGAGTTACGTGAAGGGCGAATTTTTATTGGTGGGGATACATTAGCCAGCGGTTACTACCAGCAGGGTTCACTTACGCCAATCAAAGATGAACTAGGCTGGTTTGACAGTAAAGATCTTGGTATCTGGAGTGTCAAACACGAGTTGGTCATTAAAGGACGAGCTGATAATCAATTTATCTCTGGCGGCGAGAATATTCACTGTGAGGAGATAGAGCAGGCGTTAAATGCGCATCCGGATATACAACAGGCACTGATTGTGCCGATTGAAGATGCTGAATTTGGCGCACGCCCAATTGCGTTTGTGCAATCGACACTGCCTATCGAACAGATCGACTTTAGCCAATGGTTAGCATCGCGGCTGGTGAAATTTAAGCATCCTAAGCATTATCTTACCTTACCTAACTGCTTATTCAGCGGCGGTATTAAGGTCTCTCGTAAGGATCTTAAAGATTGGGTGACAGCAAATACTGACTTTACAGTTATTTGA
- the menH gene encoding 2-succinyl-6-hydroxy-2,4-cyclohexadiene-1-carboxylate synthase, whose translation MLAYSYHRPINQSAETPVLVFLHGLLGSGDDWQACIQHLNQFPILTLDLPGHGESQSKSCDGFDQVCQQVSQTIKAIVPAGHPIILIGYSLGGRIAMYGIAKNHFHELNLIKAIIEGGNFGLRTLDEQIARQKNDQAWAERFDEQPIERVLADWYQQTVFSSLNHEQRQTLIAKRSANLGPAIGRMLMATSLAKQPWLLPELSTSGIDIHYICGEKDSKFSQLAKLSGLSFSQIAEAGHNVHHEHPQAFAVEIINQFKLAKASD comes from the coding sequence ATGCTAGCCTATAGTTACCACCGCCCAATAAATCAGAGTGCAGAGACACCAGTCTTGGTGTTTTTGCATGGTTTGCTGGGCAGTGGTGATGATTGGCAAGCTTGCATTCAGCATCTTAATCAATTCCCAATTCTCACGCTCGATCTTCCCGGACATGGTGAAAGTCAATCCAAATCATGTGATGGTTTTGACCAGGTTTGTCAGCAAGTTAGTCAGACAATAAAAGCCATCGTGCCAGCCGGGCATCCAATTATATTAATTGGCTACTCACTGGGTGGTCGAATTGCTATGTACGGCATTGCCAAAAACCATTTCCATGAACTAAACCTAATCAAGGCGATTATTGAAGGTGGAAACTTCGGTTTGCGTACGCTTGATGAGCAAATCGCTCGTCAAAAAAATGATCAAGCTTGGGCGGAGCGCTTTGACGAGCAACCAATTGAGCGGGTTTTAGCCGATTGGTATCAACAGACCGTGTTTAGTTCATTAAATCATGAGCAAAGACAAACCTTGATCGCTAAGCGCAGTGCTAATCTAGGTCCTGCGATTGGTCGAATGCTGATGGCGACATCGCTTGCCAAGCAGCCGTGGCTCTTGCCGGAACTGAGCACAAGCGGAATCGACATACACTATATTTGCGGTGAGAAAGACAGCAAGTTTAGCCAGCTAGCTAAACTCAGTGGCTTATCTTTCAGCCAGATAGCAGAGGCGGGGCATAACGTTCATCATGAACATCCTCAAGCATTTGCTGTCGAAATAATAAATCAATTCAAACTCGCGAAGGCGAGTGATTAA
- a CDS encoding isochorismate synthase: protein MSYFQQAITELIERVKDAKDEVTRLVQVLEYKPDFAFIDWLQAQPLFPKFYWQSRDTREEAVALGQLRTFDDPAPAYAFLSGEQKIWGGRSFDGQSAKNPDCPASFFFLPQIELVREDQTWSLVVNLVEGAKPRVLKSLQQLRCEVPKLLPLSAHINHIEHTPTEPEWHVLVEKVLAGIEADEFKKVVLARRTTLELHTPICASQLLKSSSEHNQHSFHFMLAQNERHSFIGSTPERLYFRQGKDLYTEALAGTIGRGDNASHDMALANWLTQDSKNLNENQYVVDDIIDRLKPYSDLVEVEPEARLVRLRKVQHLKRSIHAHLNEGVNGVQLLGALQPTAAVAGLPRRESMQFIQQYEPFERSWYAGSMGFISLERAEFCVAIRSAQVVDDEISLYAGAGIVPGSIAEHEWQELDKKMATLLSLISDHPPLGVAS from the coding sequence TTGTCATATTTTCAGCAAGCCATTACCGAACTGATTGAACGAGTAAAGGATGCAAAAGACGAGGTGACTCGTCTGGTTCAAGTTCTGGAGTACAAGCCTGATTTTGCTTTCATTGATTGGTTGCAAGCTCAGCCTCTTTTCCCTAAGTTTTATTGGCAATCACGCGATACGCGTGAAGAAGCCGTCGCATTAGGGCAACTGCGCACTTTTGATGATCCAGCGCCTGCTTATGCTTTCCTATCTGGCGAGCAAAAGATTTGGGGTGGACGCTCATTTGACGGTCAAAGTGCGAAAAACCCTGATTGCCCCGCATCGTTTTTCTTTTTGCCACAAATCGAGTTAGTTCGTGAAGATCAAACTTGGTCGCTAGTGGTCAACCTTGTCGAAGGTGCGAAACCGCGTGTACTTAAAAGCTTACAGCAACTGCGTTGTGAGGTGCCTAAGCTTTTGCCGCTATCGGCGCATATTAACCATATCGAACACACACCGACTGAGCCAGAATGGCATGTGTTGGTGGAAAAAGTGTTGGCGGGTATTGAAGCTGATGAGTTCAAAAAGGTGGTGTTGGCACGTCGCACAACATTAGAGCTACACACGCCGATCTGCGCTTCGCAACTGCTTAAATCCAGCTCTGAGCATAACCAACACAGTTTTCACTTTATGCTGGCACAAAACGAACGCCATAGCTTTATTGGCTCAACGCCTGAGCGTTTGTATTTCCGTCAGGGTAAAGACCTTTATACCGAAGCACTCGCTGGCACGATTGGCCGTGGTGACAACGCTAGCCATGATATGGCGCTGGCGAACTGGTTGACGCAAGACAGTAAGAACCTCAATGAGAATCAGTATGTGGTTGACGATATTATTGATCGCCTCAAACCTTACTCTGATTTGGTTGAAGTTGAGCCGGAAGCGCGCTTGGTACGCTTGCGTAAAGTGCAGCATTTAAAACGCAGTATTCACGCGCACCTCAACGAGGGCGTAAATGGGGTGCAATTGCTTGGTGCTTTGCAGCCAACTGCGGCTGTTGCGGGTCTGCCACGCCGAGAATCGATGCAATTTATTCAGCAATATGAACCTTTTGAGCGCAGCTGGTATGCAGGCTCTATGGGCTTTATTAGCCTTGAACGTGCGGAGTTCTGCGTGGCAATTCGCAGCGCTCAAGTGGTTGATGATGAGATCTCTCTTTACGCCGGTGCAGGTATTGTCCCGGGGTCAATTGCAGAGCATGAATGGCAAGAGCTGGATAAGAAGATGGCGACGCTACTATCACTGATTTCTGATCATCCGCCACTTGGAGTGGCTTCGTAA
- a CDS encoding YeiH family protein, whose amino-acid sequence MTINKRSVPFFAALAVCLTPWVTSPTALVIGFLLASLSLVPEQFDLTKITKKLLAYSIVGLGFGIQFEQALAVTSNGIGIIITTIVGTLVIGWWLTKLLGLEQKLGYLISAGTAICGGSAIAAVSPAIKAKDEDIGLALATVFVLNSLALFIFPVIGHALGLDQQTFGTWAAIAIHDTSSVVGAASAYGEEALTTATTLKLARALWIIPVAFVSAFIFRSDSKKITIPYFIFFYCAAIAFSDLLPQFEAVYNVIFDISKRALVICLFLIGCGISVTKLRAAGLKPLLFGVTLWVLISTSSLAWLTLA is encoded by the coding sequence ATGACTATCAATAAACGTTCTGTACCGTTTTTTGCTGCGCTTGCCGTGTGTCTAACTCCTTGGGTTACCTCACCAACCGCGCTTGTAATTGGCTTTCTACTTGCTTCATTAAGTTTAGTTCCCGAGCAATTCGACCTAACTAAAATTACCAAAAAGCTCCTTGCCTATTCCATCGTCGGTCTCGGTTTTGGTATCCAATTCGAACAAGCACTCGCAGTGACTTCAAATGGTATCGGCATCATTATCACCACGATTGTAGGCACACTCGTCATCGGTTGGTGGCTAACCAAATTACTCGGACTTGAACAAAAATTGGGGTACTTGATTTCGGCAGGTACTGCGATTTGTGGGGGTAGCGCTATTGCGGCAGTATCGCCAGCAATCAAAGCAAAAGATGAAGATATTGGTTTAGCACTGGCGACTGTATTTGTGCTCAACTCACTGGCGCTGTTTATCTTCCCAGTGATTGGTCACGCGCTCGGGCTCGATCAACAAACCTTTGGTACTTGGGCTGCGATTGCTATTCACGACACATCATCAGTGGTCGGCGCAGCCTCTGCGTACGGTGAGGAAGCACTAACTACGGCAACGACGCTCAAACTTGCTCGCGCGTTGTGGATCATTCCTGTTGCGTTTGTCAGCGCATTTATCTTCCGTAGTGACTCAAAAAAAATCACGATTCCTTACTTCATCTTCTTCTACTGTGCCGCCATTGCTTTCAGCGATTTACTGCCACAGTTTGAAGCGGTGTATAACGTGATTTTTGATATTTCCAAACGAGCGTTGGTGATCTGCTTATTCTTGATTGGTTGTGGGATTTCAGTAACGAAATTAAGAGCAGCTGGACTGAAACCATTGCTGTTTGGTGTGACGTTGTGGGTATTGATTTCCACCAGCTCTCTGGCTTGGCTGACGCTAGCGTAA
- the menC gene encoding o-succinylbenzoate synthase → MRSAKLYRYALPMDSGVILRDNRLKEREGFVIELQDNGRVGRGEIAPLPGFSTETMDEAYTQIVEQLTSWKQGNQPDYELLAPSVAFGLSMALLELEDGLPLEGIYRSAPLCSGDPDELLPKLMAMEGKKVAKIKVGLYEPIRDGMVANLFLESIPDLNLRLDANRAWTKEKALKFASYITPSFRQRIEFIEEPCEVPGDSFSFAISTGIAIAWDETLQHAVRKPDFKLDDFNGVKTIIIKPTLIGSVQLCLDLIARAKALGIKAVISSSIESSLGLTQLARLAKWQLPDEVPGLDTIGLFAEQLETPWPESPLPLRKLSDQALIWQA, encoded by the coding sequence ATGAGATCTGCCAAACTGTATCGCTACGCATTACCAATGGACAGTGGCGTGATCCTGCGCGACAACCGCTTAAAAGAACGTGAAGGGTTTGTCATCGAACTGCAAGACAATGGTCGAGTAGGGCGAGGGGAAATTGCACCATTACCGGGTTTCAGCACTGAAACCATGGACGAGGCTTACACGCAAATCGTCGAACAACTTACGAGTTGGAAACAAGGCAACCAGCCTGATTATGAATTACTGGCACCTTCGGTGGCATTTGGTCTCTCGATGGCGTTACTCGAGCTAGAAGATGGGCTACCACTAGAAGGAATTTATCGCTCTGCACCATTATGTAGCGGCGACCCAGATGAACTATTGCCAAAACTGATGGCGATGGAAGGCAAAAAAGTCGCCAAAATCAAAGTTGGCTTATACGAGCCAATTCGTGACGGCATGGTCGCGAACTTGTTCCTTGAATCGATTCCAGACTTGAATCTGCGCCTTGATGCCAACCGTGCATGGACCAAAGAAAAAGCACTGAAATTTGCCAGTTACATTACGCCATCTTTCCGTCAACGTATCGAATTTATTGAAGAACCATGCGAAGTGCCGGGCGATAGTTTCTCTTTTGCTATCAGTACTGGTATTGCCATCGCGTGGGATGAAACATTGCAACATGCGGTGCGTAAGCCGGACTTCAAACTTGATGACTTCAATGGTGTTAAAACCATCATTATCAAACCGACCTTGATAGGCTCTGTACAGCTTTGTCTTGACTTAATTGCGCGCGCCAAAGCGTTGGGCATCAAAGCTGTGATCAGTTCTAGTATTGAGTCGAGCTTAGGTTTGACGCAACTCGCTCGTTTAGCGAAATGGCAATTACCTGATGAAGTACCAGGGCTTGATACGATCGGTTTGTTCGCAGAGCAACTTGAAACGCCTTGGCCTGAGTCTCCGCTGCCACTGCGTAAGCTTTCTGATCAAGCATTGATTTGGCAAGCTTAG